From the Haladaptatus sp. DJG-WS-42 genome, the window CAGCCGTCGTTCGCGGCTCTGACCCCGCGGATGCCGCTCGCGGCGGTGGCGTCTAAGTAGGACCTCGCGTACTCGTTTCGCTCGGCGTAGGCTCTGAGGACGGCGATGGTGATGTCTCGGTTCAACTCTTGGTTCGGATTGAAGAACACGGCGTCCTCTATCGAGTCGCCTGCCTGCTCTGGTACGGCGACCTCAATGTCCCCTTCCCGGACGTGCATATCACCTCTCACCGGTCGCAGACGAAAAGCGACACGCTCTCGGGGCGAGCAGAAGGAGTTTTGTTGGTCTATCCGTGAGAACCGGTATGCGTCGTCGTCGCCTGCGGATGAGTCTCTACGCCGGGGTGCTGTTTACGGTGCTTGGCCTCCTTGCGTGGGTCACCGGCCAACCGTTTATCTTCCCGAGTCTCGGCCCCTCTGCGTTCATCCTCGCCTTCGAGGGACGGAGCGCACAGACCGCCCCTCGTCGCGTCATCGGGAGTCACTTCATTGGTTCTCTCGCGGGGCTCGTTGCCTACCTCCTCGTTGCCAACGGCGTCATCCTCACGGACTCGTTTGCGCCGTTTTCTCCGGCAGGGCTTCGCCTCGCCGCGAGCGGCGTGCTTTCGATTGCCCTCACGAGCTTTGCGATGTTCGAGACCGATACCGTCCACGCGCCGGCGTGTGCGACCACCCTCATCGTCTCACTTGGCCTGCTCTCGACGCCGGTGAAAGCCGCAACCATCGTCGTGAGCGTCGTGATTCTCGTGGTGTCACATCGGATCGCACTCGGCTCTGTAGACTGGGTTGGCGTGCGCTTCCCGAGCCAGTCGTAGTCGCACTATCGCATGGGTTTTTGGTACGCACCTCCTACGTTCACGTGTGAACGCGGTCGAACGCTGGCAGTCCGACTTGGAGCAACATGGTTCGTTAGCCCCGGCTATCGTTGACCGCATCATTTCGATACACGGCTCGCGCGGCGTCCGCGCCATCGAAGCCGTCTCGGAACTCAGAGTCAAACAGTACCGGGATTTCACCGTCGTCGTCGGACACGAAGACGAATACGTGATTGAGGGACGCGCCTGTGAGTGTCAGGACGCGGCGTTCAACCTCGACAAGGCCGACCCAGAACAGTTGTGCTGGCACGTCCTCGCCGCGGAAATCGCCCGACGAATCGACATGGTGGACGACCACGACATGTGGTACTCGGACGTGCGCGAATTTTTGTAATCAGTCCGCGATGCAGATGTCCACGAAGTTCTTGAGAATCCTGAGTCCCGCCTCCCCGCTCTTTTCGGGGTGGAACTGCGTACCGAAGATGTTGCCTTCCTCGTTTGCGATGATGGCAGGGAACTCGACGCCGTAGTCGGTCGTGGCGACGATGGCGGCCTCGTCGTCGGGGACGGCGTAGTAAGAGTGGACGAAGTAGGCGTACTCGCCGTCGATTCCTTCCACGAGCGGGTGGTCGCGCGTCACGTTGAGCTGGTTCCAGCCCATGTGGGGCACCTTCTGCCCCTCGCGGAACTTGACGTTGTTTCCGGGGATGAAGTCGAGGCCGGTCACCTCGCCTTGTCCGGCACGGTCTGCTTCCTCGCTCGCGGTCAACAGCATCTGCATCCCGAGACAAATCCCGAAAACGGGTTGGCCGCGGTCTGCGGCGTCGCGCAGGGCTTCACGGTAGGGGCCGGCGTTCTCGACGCCCTCGCGGAACGCGCCGACGCCGGGCAGCACGATGCCGTCTGCCGATGCAAAGCGGTCGGGGTCATCGGTGATTTCGACCGACGCCCCGGCGCGTTCGAGTCCGCGGGTGACGCTCCGGAGGTTGCCAAGACCGTAGTCCACGACGACGATATCGGCCATTGTCGTCTGCTGTGGGGCGCGCTGGCTCATACCTGAGAATTCGTGGTGCAGAACAAGTCCCTTTCCGTTGCGGTGGGTTCTGCGCCAGTCAGAAATCGCCGAGGCGTTTTTGCCCGCCGGTGTCGGTGGTGAACTCTGCGGCCTTCGTGAGCGTCTCGACGAAGGTGTCGGTCTGGCTTCGGTCGTACAGCGTCGCCGCCGGATGCACGCTGATGAGGATGCGTCGGGGCTTGCCCGCGATTGCCTTGTCCACGAGGCTCCCGGCTTCGCTCGTCACCGCGACCGACCGGCCCAAGAGGTGCTCTGACGGGACTTTCCCGAGCGTGACGATGAGTTCGGGGTCGACGCGGTCGATTTCTTTCTCTAGATACTCGCGGCAGTTTGCGAGTTCTTCTTTGCGGGGGTTGCGGTTGTCCGGCGGGCGACACCGCACGCAGTTCGTGATACGGACGATTTCTCGTTCTAAGCCCACGTCGCGGAGCGTGTCAGAGAGGACGGTTCCGCTCCGCCCGACGAAGGGTTCACCCTGTTCGTCTTCCTGTGCACCGGGGCCTTCGCCTACGAACAGAATATCCGCGTCCGCCGGGCCGACACCGTTCACGATTTGTGACCGACACGCGACGAGGTCGGGACACTTCGTACACTCGGTGACGGTGAGGCCGTCCATTTCTCCCATTGCCCGGAAGTGGGCGAGCGGGCTACTTAATTCTCCCACTCGTCGGCCGCCCGTGCCGCGAGTCTGGCCACCCGGAGCGGTTCGGGGCGACCGCCTTCGGGCGTGAACCCGCGGACGATTTCGGCGGCCTCCTCAAGAGAACAGCCCACCGCCCGCACCCACACCGTTTCCGGGCCAACGGCGAGCTCGTGGCGCGGCGGCTGGGCGTCGTAGATGGCCATTCGCGCAGCCAACTCGTCGCCCGAAAAGGCGCCTCTGAGCCCCTGTTCCAGTCCGTCACTGGCTTCGTAGGTGACGGAAATTACCGGCCGTTCCGTTTGCTCGTGTACCCGGTGTAAGTCAACGAGATTGTACCACGCGAGCGCGATGCCAGAAACCATGACGTAGCGCACGTCTTCGCGGGCGAGGCGCTCATAGAGTGCACAGATTGCATCGGTCGCGTCCAGTCCGCCGACCGTACACGTCCCGAAAGAAAAGCCATCGACGACGCGACTGGCGCGTGTGACGACGCCAGCCAGCATACTTCGCTCATCGCGGAACGACTCGGCGATGCCGAGCGCCCGCACGCCCTGCTTCACTGCTCTTTGATTTCCTGTAACCGGTCGAGGAGTTCGTCCGACGACGCACCATTTTCGTAGTCGATGCTCCCATCGTGGTGTGCATCACTGGTCGCTACTGCTTCGCCATCTGATTCGTCACTATCGACTTCTTGCCGTGACTGCTCGGTTTCATCGTAGCTCCCAAATCCCATACCTGTCTCTTGTGGACTCACGCGGAAAAAAGCCACGACACCTGTTGTCTGTAGAACAGTTTTCCCCACGCTGTCGAATTTTCATCTTTCGTGACAAAAGCCGTCCCGTCTAGCACTTGCCTCCCCCGGTAGCCTCAAGAACCCCCGGGTCCACGGGTTTGTATGCACGTTATCAATATCACCGAGGATGCGGAGGTGTTCACCGCGAACGTCTACCTCGTCGTCGGTGACCGGACGGTGCTCGTCGATGCAGGCGCAATGGAGGGCGTCGTAGAGGCTGTCCGAGAGCACACAGACCACCTCGATGCGGTCGTGCTCACCCACCAGCACGGCGACCACGTCGCACAGCTGGCGGACGTTCTTTCGGCCTTTGATTGTGAGTGCTACGCCTACGGCGAACACGAACTGCGAACCAACCACTTAGACGACGGCGAGACCATCCAGATTGGCGACGAGACATTCGAAGCCATCTACACGCCGGGCCACGCTGCAGACCACATCGCGCTCGTAAGCGATTCGACCATCTTCTCCGGCGACGTGGTCGTCCACAACGACGCCGCCTTCGACTACGGCAGCTTCGGGCGCACCGACATGCCCGGTCAGTCGCGCGAACGCCTCATCGAGAGCATCAAAGAAATCTTAGACCGCCTCCCCGAGGGCGTCGAACACCTGTACGCGGGCCACGGCAATGCGTTCCACGGCGACGTGCGCGACGTCATCGAGACGGCGCTCTCTCGCGCAGAACAGCGCACGTCGAAATACCCCGAATAACCCGTCCGAGCAACATTTTTGAGTGCAATCTGTGTCTGTCCAGCCATGCCTGGTGCACTCTATTTAGAAGGCGACGGTGTCTCGCTCTACACCATCGAAGAAGACGACCTCGAATTTCTCCGCGACACCATCAACCACCCGCAGGTTCGCCCGACGATACACAGCCGCGCGCCCATCAACTTAACGCAGGAAACCAAGCATTTCGAAGAGAGCATCTCCGCAGAGACTGCCGCAAACCTCCTGATTTGCGTCGATGGCGAGCGTGCCGGAACCATCGGTCTCGGCCCGTTCGAGGCGGGAGACGGCAACGCAGAAATCGGGCTCGTTCTCGCGCCCGAGTTCTGGGGCGCGGGCCACGGCACAGAAGCGAGTCAGTTGATGACCGACTACGCCTTCCGCGAACGCGGCCTCCACCGCGTGTTTGCGGACGTCCTCGCGTCGAACGAGGCGTCTGCGCGCATCTGGCAGGGCCTCGGCTATCGGCAGGAGGGAACGTTCGAAGAAGCGGCGATTCTGGACGGCGAGCGCGTCGCAATCGAGCGCTACGCAATCCTCGCCCGCGAGTGGCGGGCTTAGGCTGCGCGCCGTTCTTTGCTCTTCGGTCGAAGCTTTGCGTAGCCGCACTTGCGGCATTTCTCTGCGCGTTTCGGGTTGCGGGCGTTACACCGCATGCAAATCATCTTCTCGAGAGTCCGTTTTTCGGCGGATTCAAAGCTGGCCATACTGGCGGGTTACCGCCTGTGGCGGTTAAAAGTTTCCGAGTTGCCCCGAGTGAGTCACTCACCGCGGTCTAAGTACTCCTGTTGGACCTCGACGACCTCCGACGAATCAGCACACTCTGCGTAGCGTCGAAGCGGTTCCTCGTTCATCTCGAGGAACGTGTGGCCCCAGCGGAACTTCGACAGAATTTCTGCTGCGTGGTCGTACTCGCCGAGAATCGCGAGTCCCGCCGCAAACGCCTCAACCGTGTTCAATTGGAAGGGCTTGCCGTAGTTCACCGGATTCGCCGCGACGAGGAACGGGAGTGCGCGATGTTCGCCGCGCATCGTGAACATCGCTTCGCCCGCCGTTTCCCACGAACAGTCAAGCGCGACGAGGTTCGACTGGCCGGCGTCGGCGGGCGAGAGCGCCTGCTCTGCGTGTGGATTGAGAATCACACCGTAGGGCGTGGCCCGTGCCGAGCGATGGAGCTCACAGAGGTCAAATCGCGCGAGCTTACGGGCCGTGCACTTCTTCGGGTCGTCATCGCCCTCGTAGCGGACGTGCAGGTTCACTGCTCGCCGGTAGGGCGTGAGAAACTAAAGGCGCTCCGTTCAGTCGTCGCCGGGTGCGGGTGTCTCGCCGTCCTCCTTGACGTCGATTTTCACGCCCGCGGAGTCGCGATTCTCACCGAACCCAGCAGAGAGCACGCGGATGAGCGCGTCTTCTACCTTCTCGTCTACCTCCTCGAAGCGGTCGGATTCTGCTTCGATGACGAAGCCAGTCGTGATGTTCGGTGAGGTCGGTAAAAAGAGCACCTCGCGGCCATCAGGGGCGAGTTTCCCCGTCTTGAACGCGGTCATCCGAAGCCCGTCCCACGTCTCGACTTTGACGGGTTTTTGGAGGTCCTCGGTGCCGGTGAGGGCCGTCTCGATGGCCATCTTCGAGGCGTTGTAGACAATACGAAGGCCCGGCAGTCGGTTCATCAGCCCGTCGATGGTATCCTCTACGAAGCTCCCGAACGCGGTGCGCATCAGGTAGCCCACCGCGAGGACGAACAGGGAAAAGACGATGAGCGTCAGAATGACGCCGAGCCAGATCGGTTGAATGTTGGCAACGCCTGAAATCGACGCAATCAGGATGTACAGTCGGAAGACCACGTACGCCACGACGAGGATAGGGATGAGGACGACCAGGCCACTGGCCATATCACGTTTCCAGGAGGCCATTTGGCGTACCAACACGCCCCACGATTATCAGCCCTTTCCTTCGCACCTGTTGGCTCAGCGACCAACAATCGCCCGCACCGCGAACAACACGTTCTCCTTTCGCTCCATCACGCGGCGGTAGAAATACTGCGCCCAACGGTCGCCATAGGGAACGTACTGCCACATCTCGTACTCATCTGCGAGGTCGTACTGCGCGTCGGTGCGGACGCCCATCAGCATCTGAATCTCGAAGTCGGTGCCGTACTCGTCGTGGAGTTCTTTCGCGTAGGCAATCATCTCCGGGTCGTGGCTCCCGACGGCGATGCCGCCCTCGAACGACTCGAACATGAATTTGAGATACTCTTTGTACGCGCGGTTCACGGCTGCCTTGTCCTTGTACGCGATTTCCGTTGGCTCGTCGTACGCGCCTTTGACGAGGCGAATCTTCCCGGGGACGTCGGCGAGGCGGGCTAAGTCTTCGCGTGTGCGCTTCAGATTCGCTTGAATCGCCAGCCCGACGCCGCCTTCGTGTTTGCGTGCGAGTTCGCAGAACACGTCGAGCGTGTCGTCGGTCGTCGTGTGGTCTTCCATGTCTATCCAGACAAACACGCCCTTCGCTGCGGCGTGGTCGACGATGCGCGTGACGTTTTCTGAGAATACGTCTGCGCCGAAGTCGAGCCCAACCTGCGACGGTTTGACTGAAATGCACGCATCGAGATTCGCGGCTGCAATCTCATCGACGAGGTCGATGTACACGTCGGCGTCGGCGTCTGCCTCCGCGCGTTCTGCGTAGTGTTCACCAAGGAGATTGAGAATCGCCTTTACCCCCCGTTCGTTGAGTTTTCGCGCGTGGTCGAGGGCGGTCGCCTCCGTCTCCCCTGCCACGAATTTGCTCGCGATGGGCGGAATCATACCGGCACTTTTTGCGCTCTCCTCTTCAGAATGTTGCTTTTCGTCCGTGACAGATGAAAAACACCCCCGATTAAGGTAGCCGCCTGAGTCAGAGCAGACATATGGGTATCTTTGCGGTGATTGCGATTGCCTTCTGGGCGATGTTGCCTGCCTACATTCCCAACAATGCCGCCGTCCTCTTTGGCGGTGGCCCGCCCATCGACGGTGGCCGGACGTTGAACGGGAAGCGCATCCTCGGCGACGGGAAAACGTGGCGCGGCACCGCCGCTGGCACTGTCATCGGCATCCTCGTCGCCCTTCTGCTCAACGCCATCCGTCCCACGCTCAACCACCAACTCGACTTCATGCTCCCGGCGTTCCCGCTCGTCGCCGGATTCACGCTCGCCTTCGGCGCAATGCTCGGTGACATCCTCGCGTCGTTCATCAAACGCCGCTTCGGGCGCGAACGCGGCGCGGCATTTCCGCTGCTCGACCAACTCGACTTCGTCGTCGTCGCCCTCATCTTGACGTTCTTCGTCACTCCCGGCTGGTTCAAACAGACCTTCACGCTCTCCGTCGTCGTGGCCGTCCTCATCCTCACCCCGCTCCTTCACGTCATCACCAACGTGATTGCCTATTTGTTGGGGCTGAAAAACGAGCCCTACTAGAGCGCATCTTTTTACAACTCGGGTTCGACAGAGGCGAACCGCTCGTTGCAAAACCATGCTCTGGCGAATCGAAGATTCGCGGAGGCAGCGAGACGCACAGCGTCTCGCCCGCCCTGAAAAGGCCGAATGCGCCGCTGGCGCATTCGGATGCTGTGCCAGACGACTTCCGCACTGCAACCGCACCGCACAGCACTACAATCAACGCAGCACAGCACCGCAATCGCACCGCAACCGCCGCACAGCCGCTCACCACCTCTCATAACCCCAACACGACGCGACCATGCTAATGCACATCAATGGTTACTTCCAGCGTGCCATCCCATCGATGTATTCATAACTGTGCAACCATGAGGTACAGGGCATGAATCGAGCGGAGAAAGCCGCAATCCAGTTGCAGGCGGTCGCCGTCCTCCGAATGCTCAAACAGAGTCGGACGTACGACGAACTCGCCGACCTCACCGGCCTCCCCGCCGGTGACCTGAATCGCTACGTCAACGGTCACGTCCTCCCCGGCGTCGAACGCGCCCGCGAGGTCGTCCGCGGCGTCGGCCACGACGAACTCGCCCGCGAACTCCACGCCCGCATCCGCGTGGACAGCGAGGGCTACGTCGATAACTCCGGCGTCGTCTTCGACCAGTCGTTCCTCGACCTCGTCGCCCCCATCGCCGCTGACACCTTCGAATTTGAAACCCCCGATGTCGTGCTCACGGCCGCAACCGACGGCATCACGCTCGCCGCCGCGATGGCGAGCTACTTCGGCGCGCGCCTCGCGTACGCGAAGAAATCGAAAGAAACCGCCGTAGAGGAGTTCATCGAAGCCCGCCAGCGCCTCCAGTCGGGCATCGAACTCACCTACTACCTCCCAACCTCTGCCATCGACGCGAACGACACGGTGCTCGTCGTAGACGACCTCATCCGCTCTGGGGAGACCCAAGAACTCCTTCTCGACATCGCAGCGAGCGCGAACGCAGACGTCGGTGGTGTGTTTGCCCTCATTGCGGTTGGCGAAGAAGGCGTCTCCCGCGCCCGCGAACTCACGGATGCACCAGTCGGCGCGCTGACCCAACTCGAGCCCTAATTATACACGTTTGTGTTGATTTACGTGGCAGTGAGAGGATAACTTTTAAGTCAATTTCAGGCACTGTGCTTAAACGTGCATTATGGCGATAACTGACACAATTGCCGATTACTTCGGCTTCGAGGAACATAACACCGACCTCAGAACCGAGGTCATTGCCGGGCTTACGACGTTCCTCACGATGTCCTACATCGTGGTCGTCAACCCCGCGATTCTCAACCTCGCAATCGACGTCCCTGGGCGCACCGACGCACAAACATTCCAGATGATTGCTGTGGTCACGATGATCTCCGCCGCCATCGCAACGCTCGTGATGGCCTTCTACGCGAATCGGCCGTTCGCCCAAGCACCGGGCCTTGGGTTGAACGCCTTTTTCGCGTTCACGGTCGTCCTCGGCCTCGGCGTCCCGTGGCAGACCGCGCTCGCCGCGGTCGTCGTCGAAGGTATCCTGTTCATCGCGCTCACCGCTGTGGGCGCGCGTGAGTTCATCATCGGCCTGTTCCCCGAACCCGTCAAGTTCGCTGTCGGGACCGGTATTGGCCTCTTCCTTGCGATTATCGGCCTCGAAGCCATGCGCGTCGTTGCGGGTGACGCTGCGACGTTCGTCTCGTTCAACCCAGTGTTCGCCGCAGACCCAATCGCCATCATCTCCGCGGTGGGTCTGTTCGTCACGTTCGCGCTCTACGCCCGCGGCGTCCGTGGCTCCATCATCCTCGGCATCATCCTGACCACCGTCGCTGGCTATGTGGCTCACGCGATGGGCTACCGCGCGCTTCCAGCAGAGCAGGTTCCAGACGGAACCACGCTCGCCGCAGGTTCGCTCGTCGGCTCCACGCAGGTCACCTACTCCGCAGCTGGCTACGACATCACGCCGCTCGTCGGCGCGTTCGTCCAAGGCTTCCAGAACGTCGACGCGCTTGCCTTCTCGCTCATCGT encodes:
- a CDS encoding DUF502 domain-containing protein produces the protein MASWKRDMASGLVVLIPILVVAYVVFRLYILIASISGVANIQPIWLGVILTLIVFSLFVLAVGYLMRTAFGSFVEDTIDGLMNRLPGLRIVYNASKMAIETALTGTEDLQKPVKVETWDGLRMTAFKTGKLAPDGREVLFLPTSPNITTGFVIEAESDRFEEVDEKVEDALIRVLSAGFGENRDSAGVKIDVKEDGETPAPGDD
- a CDS encoding CDP-2,3-bis-(O-geranylgeranyl)-sn-glycerol synthase; translated protein: MGIFAVIAIAFWAMLPAYIPNNAAVLFGGGPPIDGGRTLNGKRILGDGKTWRGTAAGTVIGILVALLLNAIRPTLNHQLDFMLPAFPLVAGFTLAFGAMLGDILASFIKRRFGRERGAAFPLLDQLDFVVVALILTFFVTPGWFKQTFTLSVVVAVLILTPLLHVITNVIAYLLGLKNEPY
- a CDS encoding phosphoribosyltransferase family protein, encoding MNRAEKAAIQLQAVAVLRMLKQSRTYDELADLTGLPAGDLNRYVNGHVLPGVERAREVVRGVGHDELARELHARIRVDSEGYVDNSGVVFDQSFLDLVAPIAADTFEFETPDVVLTAATDGITLAAAMASYFGARLAYAKKSKETAVEEFIEARQRLQSGIELTYYLPTSAIDANDTVLVVDDLIRSGETQELLLDIAASANADVGGVFALIAVGEEGVSRARELTDAPVGALTQLEP
- a CDS encoding uracil-DNA glycosylase, which gives rise to MGEMDGLTVTECTKCPDLVACRSQIVNGVGPADADILFVGEGPGAQEDEQGEPFVGRSGTVLSDTLRDVGLEREIVRITNCVRCRPPDNRNPRKEELANCREYLEKEIDRVDPELIVTLGKVPSEHLLGRSVAVTSEAGSLVDKAIAGKPRRILISVHPAATLYDRSQTDTFVETLTKAAEFTTDTGGQKRLGDF
- a CDS encoding HPP family protein, with the protein product MRRRRLRMSLYAGVLFTVLGLLAWVTGQPFIFPSLGPSAFILAFEGRSAQTAPRRVIGSHFIGSLAGLVAYLLVANGVILTDSFAPFSPAGLRLAASGVLSIALTSFAMFETDTVHAPACATTLIVSLGLLSTPVKAATIVVSVVILVVSHRIALGSVDWVGVRFPSQS
- a CDS encoding DUF367 family protein, with the translated sequence MNLHVRYEGDDDPKKCTARKLARFDLCELHRSARATPYGVILNPHAEQALSPADAGQSNLVALDCSWETAGEAMFTMRGEHRALPFLVAANPVNYGKPFQLNTVEAFAAGLAILGEYDHAAEILSKFRWGHTFLEMNEEPLRRYAECADSSEVVEVQQEYLDRGE
- a CDS encoding MBL fold metallo-hydrolase, translated to MHVINITEDAEVFTANVYLVVGDRTVLVDAGAMEGVVEAVREHTDHLDAVVLTHQHGDHVAQLADVLSAFDCECYAYGEHELRTNHLDDGETIQIGDETFEAIYTPGHAADHIALVSDSTIFSGDVVVHNDAAFDYGSFGRTDMPGQSRERLIESIKEILDRLPEGVEHLYAGHGNAFHGDVRDVIETALSRAEQRTSKYPE
- a CDS encoding NCS2 family permease, which encodes MAITDTIADYFGFEEHNTDLRTEVIAGLTTFLTMSYIVVVNPAILNLAIDVPGRTDAQTFQMIAVVTMISAAIATLVMAFYANRPFAQAPGLGLNAFFAFTVVLGLGVPWQTALAAVVVEGILFIALTAVGAREFIIGLFPEPVKFAVGTGIGLFLAIIGLEAMRVVAGDAATFVSFNPVFAADPIAIISAVGLFVTFALYARGVRGSIILGIILTTVAGYVAHAMGYRALPAEQVPDGTTLAAGSLVGSTQVTYSAAGYDITPLVGAFVQGFQNVDALAFSLIVFTFFFVDFFDTAGTLTGVAQVAGFLDEDGDLPDIDKPLMADAVGTTAGGILGTSTVTTYIESATGVEEGGRTGMTALVVALLFLASLALVPLAAAVPLYASHIALVVVAVLMLRNIADVQWDKISHAVPAGLTILVMPFTFSIAYGIAAGIISYPLVKAATGEARDVHAGQWILAALFVFYFFVRTSGLLAGQL
- a CDS encoding proline dehydrogenase family protein, with translation MIPPIASKFVAGETEATALDHARKLNERGVKAILNLLGEHYAERAEADADADVYIDLVDEIAAANLDACISVKPSQVGLDFGADVFSENVTRIVDHAAAKGVFVWIDMEDHTTTDDTLDVFCELARKHEGGVGLAIQANLKRTREDLARLADVPGKIRLVKGAYDEPTEIAYKDKAAVNRAYKEYLKFMFESFEGGIAVGSHDPEMIAYAKELHDEYGTDFEIQMLMGVRTDAQYDLADEYEMWQYVPYGDRWAQYFYRRVMERKENVLFAVRAIVGR
- the hisH gene encoding imidazole glycerol phosphate synthase subunit HisH — its product is MSQRAPQQTTMADIVVVDYGLGNLRSVTRGLERAGASVEITDDPDRFASADGIVLPGVGAFREGVENAGPYREALRDAADRGQPVFGICLGMQMLLTASEEADRAGQGEVTGLDFIPGNNVKFREGQKVPHMGWNQLNVTRDHPLVEGIDGEYAYFVHSYYAVPDDEAAIVATTDYGVEFPAIIANEEGNIFGTQFHPEKSGEAGLRILKNFVDICIAD
- a CDS encoding DUF99 family protein gives rise to the protein MKQGVRALGIAESFRDERSMLAGVVTRASRVVDGFSFGTCTVGGLDATDAICALYERLAREDVRYVMVSGIALAWYNLVDLHRVHEQTERPVISVTYEASDGLEQGLRGAFSGDELAARMAIYDAQPPRHELAVGPETVWVRAVGCSLEEAAEIVRGFTPEGGRPEPLRVARLAARAADEWEN
- a CDS encoding DUF5786 family protein; translation: MGFGSYDETEQSRQEVDSDESDGEAVATSDAHHDGSIDYENGASSDELLDRLQEIKEQ
- a CDS encoding GNAT family protein, with amino-acid sequence MPGALYLEGDGVSLYTIEEDDLEFLRDTINHPQVRPTIHSRAPINLTQETKHFEESISAETAANLLICVDGERAGTIGLGPFEAGDGNAEIGLVLAPEFWGAGHGTEASQLMTDYAFRERGLHRVFADVLASNEASARIWQGLGYRQEGTFEEAAILDGERVAIERYAILAREWRA
- a CDS encoding 50S ribosomal protein L40e encodes the protein MASFESAEKRTLEKMICMRCNARNPKRAEKCRKCGYAKLRPKSKERRAA